One region of Azospirillum lipoferum 4B genomic DNA includes:
- a CDS encoding SPRY domain-containing protein, which yields MTTLATMLAAALRLLGYYNGNDYSADNPGGMSGVGGMATNWEPCIQDIGTVANGVGEVAGTIAAAQSTIALVWDAATAAADPGAGKLRATTATPALGSYSLLVSATDSAGAGIGAMLSELGSSSSATKARARLVAVGDASKYLDLQVTGVSGAGAYRTVAVTCIGGPGGFGAGDAIALGWVRSGDKGDAGGATLPAGTLAAPGLAVSGDSNTGLAQVGGADSLSMVGGGAEVIRASPNAAKVYGALTVGDRGDGFGSALTLTPGSGPDWHVYSRAGDGALVVFHHKNRLGTTVATEVMVLKDGDIVDFARRPTVGGLPISGGFTPATLSASYTVLSTDAGKLIECTAGLTLALTAAAMAGNGFTFAAWNNSTGAVIVDPSGSELINGGSTLTLLAGQWAIITCTASAWKALTQTTRSSCVLSSTDKESGLVITNGGLTASVASGGAMQSGRGTVALSGQKYFEVALDIVATSGLTAIVGIATAAATFGSTFGLATSANGYGFASDTGNKLNNSSQSAYSSSWGTAGHVVGVAYDDVSTPGTVKVWLSINGVWQASGNPATGANPAFSISAATFYPAITLKNGGQATARFTAAQWSYSAPAGFTQIS from the coding sequence ATGACGACGCTGGCCACCATGCTGGCGGCGGCCTTGCGGCTGCTGGGCTACTACAACGGCAACGATTACAGCGCCGACAATCCGGGCGGCATGTCCGGTGTCGGCGGCATGGCGACCAATTGGGAACCCTGTATCCAGGACATCGGCACGGTGGCCAACGGGGTGGGGGAGGTCGCCGGCACCATCGCCGCCGCGCAATCCACCATTGCACTGGTCTGGGATGCCGCCACCGCGGCGGCCGACCCCGGCGCCGGCAAGCTGCGCGCCACCACCGCCACTCCGGCGCTGGGCAGCTACAGCCTGCTGGTGTCGGCCACCGACTCCGCCGGCGCCGGTATCGGCGCCATGCTGTCGGAGCTGGGCAGCAGCAGCTCGGCCACCAAGGCGCGGGCGCGGTTGGTGGCGGTTGGGGATGCCTCCAAGTACCTCGACCTGCAGGTTACAGGCGTTTCGGGCGCGGGGGCTTACCGGACGGTCGCCGTGACCTGCATCGGCGGACCCGGTGGATTTGGCGCAGGCGATGCCATTGCGCTGGGTTGGGTGCGGTCCGGCGACAAGGGCGATGCCGGCGGCGCCACCCTTCCGGCGGGGACGCTTGCGGCGCCCGGCTTGGCAGTTTCCGGCGATAGCAACACCGGCCTTGCGCAGGTCGGTGGGGCTGACAGCTTGAGCATGGTTGGCGGCGGCGCTGAAGTTATTCGGGCCTCTCCGAACGCAGCCAAGGTCTACGGCGCTCTGACGGTGGGTGATCGTGGCGACGGGTTTGGAAGTGCACTGACGCTTACCCCCGGGTCTGGGCCAGACTGGCACGTCTATTCAAGGGCCGGCGATGGCGCGCTGGTGGTCTTCCATCACAAAAACCGCTTGGGCACCACCGTGGCAACGGAAGTTATGGTGCTGAAAGATGGCGATATCGTCGATTTTGCGCGGCGCCCGACCGTAGGTGGCCTGCCGATTTCCGGCGGCTTCACGCCCGCCACGTTGTCGGCCTCCTACACCGTGCTGTCTACCGACGCGGGCAAGCTGATTGAGTGCACGGCCGGTCTGACGCTGGCGCTCACCGCTGCGGCGATGGCGGGTAACGGGTTCACGTTCGCGGCGTGGAACAACAGCACCGGGGCCGTCATCGTCGATCCGAGCGGTTCGGAGCTGATCAACGGTGGCTCGACGCTGACGCTCTTGGCCGGGCAGTGGGCTATCATCACCTGCACCGCGTCGGCGTGGAAGGCGCTGACGCAGACCACGCGATCATCATGCGTGTTGTCGTCCACCGACAAGGAAAGCGGGCTGGTCATCACGAACGGTGGCCTGACCGCGTCGGTTGCCAGCGGTGGCGCGATGCAGTCGGGCCGCGGCACCGTGGCGTTGTCGGGGCAGAAGTATTTCGAAGTCGCCCTCGACATCGTCGCCACGTCCGGTCTTACCGCCATCGTCGGCATAGCGACCGCGGCGGCGACATTTGGGTCCACATTCGGTCTCGCGACATCCGCCAACGGCTACGGGTTTGCGAGCGACACCGGCAACAAACTCAACAACTCGTCGCAATCGGCTTACAGCTCGTCTTGGGGTACGGCCGGACATGTTGTCGGCGTCGCTTACGATGACGTGAGTACGCCCGGCACAGTCAAAGTTTGGCTGTCCATAAATGGCGTGTGGCAGGCATCCGGTAATCCGGCGACGGGCGCCAACCCTGCCTTTTCCATCTCTGCCGCAACATTCTATCCGGCGATCACGCTCAAGAACGGCGGCCAAGCCACCGCCAGATTTACCGCGGCACAATGGTCCTACTCTGCCCCGGCTGGGTTCACTCAGATTTCGTGA
- a CDS encoding DUF4376 domain-containing protein — protein MTMIKTCPPYDPATHRPVPDAFDEMPDGAGGVELVQRIEPIPLAEVRAARKEALAALRWERECSGITMPDGSFIATDDRSKTLLNGKYRTAEKYPERLHRWKGPEGEVTLTSGQVIAIGDAVSDYVQACFDRELDLIADIDAAETAVAVWAVDIATGWP, from the coding sequence ATGACGATGATCAAGACATGCCCGCCGTACGATCCGGCGACCCATCGTCCTGTTCCGGACGCTTTCGATGAGATGCCCGACGGGGCCGGTGGCGTCGAGCTGGTGCAGCGCATCGAGCCGATTCCCCTGGCGGAGGTGAGGGCCGCACGCAAGGAAGCACTTGCGGCATTGCGCTGGGAACGGGAATGCAGCGGCATCACGATGCCGGACGGGTCCTTCATCGCTACCGATGACCGCTCCAAGACGCTGCTCAATGGGAAGTACCGCACGGCGGAGAAGTATCCGGAGCGTCTCCACCGATGGAAGGGACCGGAAGGCGAAGTCACCCTGACCAGCGGGCAGGTGATCGCCATCGGGGATGCCGTTTCCGATTACGTGCAAGCGTGTTTCGACCGGGAACTCGACCTGATCGCGGACATCGACGCGGCGGAAACAGCCGTTGCGGTTTGGGCTGTGGACATCGCCACCGGCTGGCCTTGA